The Streptomyces sp. NBC_00691 genome has a segment encoding these proteins:
- a CDS encoding AraC family transcriptional regulator, whose translation MYHTWMRYFTPSPVHHRLGLVCLGVGLQHGTLPTVGPRTLDHHVAVVVSAGSGWYRGSDGRRTTVTAPALLWLTPGTPHHYGADPGTGWDEAFVDFSGPATATYTELGYIEPDRPVVPLADAAPARAAIGRIARAARAGNPLLEVETGAAVHELLVALRRARADTNADGDPVLAALARDAFQPLSVAEHAARHGMTAAELRTAVRRAAGCSPKDYLLTVRLGRAKELLAATELPVAAVARRVGYDDPAYFSRLFTRRVGTAPIRFREQQGRSVHGGWSNTVPDPEHPPTILPRSV comes from the coding sequence ATGTACCACACCTGGATGCGCTACTTCACGCCCAGCCCCGTCCACCACCGCCTCGGCCTCGTCTGCCTCGGCGTCGGACTCCAGCACGGCACCCTGCCCACCGTCGGGCCCCGCACCCTCGACCACCACGTGGCCGTCGTCGTCTCCGCCGGCAGCGGCTGGTACCGGGGCTCCGACGGGCGCCGCACCACCGTCACCGCGCCCGCCCTCCTCTGGCTGACGCCCGGCACCCCCCACCACTACGGCGCCGACCCCGGCACCGGCTGGGACGAGGCCTTCGTCGACTTCTCCGGGCCCGCCACCGCCACCTACACCGAACTCGGCTACATCGAACCCGACCGGCCGGTCGTCCCCCTCGCCGACGCCGCGCCCGCCCGCGCGGCCATCGGCCGGATCGCCCGCGCCGCCCGCGCCGGCAACCCCCTCCTGGAGGTCGAGACCGGCGCCGCCGTCCACGAACTCCTCGTCGCGCTCCGCCGGGCCCGCGCCGACACCAACGCCGACGGCGACCCCGTCCTCGCCGCCCTCGCCCGCGACGCCTTCCAGCCGCTCTCCGTCGCCGAACACGCCGCCCGGCACGGCATGACCGCCGCCGAGCTGCGAACGGCCGTCCGCCGGGCCGCCGGCTGCAGCCCCAAGGACTACCTGCTCACCGTGCGCCTCGGCCGCGCCAAGGAACTCCTCGCCGCCACCGAGCTGCCCGTCGCCGCCGTCGCCCGCCGCGTCGGCTACGACGACCCGGCCTACTTCTCCCGGCTCTTCACCCGCCGGGTCGGCACCGCCCCCATCCGCTTCCGCGAGCAGCAGGGACGGTCGGTCCACGGCGGCTGGAGCAACACCGTTCCGGATCCCGAACACCCGCCCACGATCCTCCCGAGATCCGTCTAA
- a CDS encoding glycoside hydrolase family 35 protein: protein MSTFAVGDEDFLLDGRPVRLLSGALHYFRVHEEQWEHRLGMLRAMGLDCVETYVPWNLHEPEPGRYADPDALGRFLDAVARAGMRAIVRPGPYICAEWENGGLPHWLTGPLGRRVRTLDPGFLVPVEDWFRRLLPQVVERQIDRGGPVVLVQVENEYGSYGSDRGYLEWVAELLRGCGVSVPLFTSDGPEDHMLTGGSVPGVLATANFGSGAREGFATLRRHQPSGPLMCMEFWCGWFDHWGTEHAVRDAGDAAEALREILECGASVNVYMAHGGSNFGGWAGANRSGDLHDGPLRSTVTSYDYDAPVDEAGRPTEKFWRFREVLAAYADGPLPEVPDPPARLAGPVSGILDGWAPLETVLEVLGDEEAVTPVPPTFEQLGVDRGLVRHRVAVPGPRQPYPLGVTGLRDRAVVYVDGVPAGVLDTADGENVTLPGPVAGPAVVDLWVESLGRVNYGPRLAEPKGISGGVRHERQYLHGFRSRALRLDAFEAAAVDKVRFAPAADRGGPGLHRGTLEVTGAGDAWLRLPGGTRGYVWVNGFCLGRYWSAGPQESLFVPGPVLREGANEVWVLELEGAGVPGVELGVL, encoded by the coding sequence ATGAGCACGTTCGCTGTGGGTGACGAGGACTTTCTCCTCGACGGTCGGCCGGTACGCCTCCTGTCGGGGGCGCTGCACTACTTCCGGGTGCACGAGGAGCAGTGGGAGCACCGGCTCGGGATGCTGCGTGCGATGGGCCTCGACTGCGTCGAGACGTACGTCCCCTGGAACCTGCACGAGCCGGAGCCGGGGCGGTACGCCGACCCGGACGCCCTCGGCCGGTTCCTGGACGCGGTGGCGCGGGCCGGGATGCGGGCGATCGTGCGCCCGGGGCCGTACATCTGCGCCGAGTGGGAGAACGGCGGTCTGCCGCACTGGCTGACGGGCCCGCTGGGGCGGCGGGTGCGCACGCTGGACCCGGGGTTCCTGGTCCCGGTGGAGGACTGGTTCCGGCGGCTGCTTCCGCAGGTGGTGGAGCGGCAGATCGACCGGGGCGGGCCGGTGGTCCTGGTGCAGGTGGAGAACGAGTACGGCAGCTACGGCAGTGACCGGGGCTATCTGGAATGGGTGGCGGAGCTGTTGCGCGGCTGCGGGGTGAGTGTCCCGCTGTTCACCTCGGACGGTCCCGAGGACCACATGCTGACGGGCGGCTCGGTGCCGGGAGTGCTCGCGACGGCGAACTTCGGCTCGGGGGCGCGGGAGGGTTTCGCGACGCTGCGGCGCCACCAGCCGTCGGGGCCGTTGATGTGCATGGAGTTCTGGTGCGGCTGGTTCGACCACTGGGGCACGGAGCACGCGGTGCGGGACGCGGGGGACGCGGCGGAGGCGCTGCGGGAGATCCTGGAGTGCGGGGCCTCGGTCAACGTCTACATGGCGCACGGGGGCTCGAACTTCGGCGGCTGGGCCGGTGCGAACCGGTCCGGTGACCTGCACGACGGGCCGCTGCGGTCGACGGTGACCTCGTACGACTACGACGCGCCGGTGGACGAGGCGGGGCGGCCGACGGAGAAGTTCTGGCGTTTCCGCGAGGTGCTCGCGGCGTACGCGGACGGGCCGCTGCCTGAGGTTCCGGATCCCCCGGCCCGGCTCGCGGGCCCGGTGTCCGGCATCCTCGACGGGTGGGCTCCGCTGGAGACGGTCCTGGAGGTGCTCGGCGACGAGGAGGCGGTGACGCCGGTGCCGCCGACCTTCGAACAGCTCGGTGTGGACCGGGGCCTGGTGCGCCACCGGGTGGCGGTGCCGGGTCCGCGGCAGCCGTACCCGCTGGGGGTGACGGGGCTGCGGGACCGGGCGGTGGTGTACGTCGACGGGGTTCCGGCGGGGGTGCTCGACACCGCGGACGGCGAGAACGTGACCCTGCCCGGGCCGGTGGCGGGTCCGGCGGTCGTCGACCTGTGGGTGGAGTCGCTGGGCCGGGTCAACTACGGGCCGCGGCTCGCGGAGCCGAAGGGGATCAGCGGGGGCGTACGGCACGAGCGTCAGTATCTGCACGGCTTCCGGTCCCGGGCGCTGCGCCTCGACGCCTTCGAGGCGGCGGCCGTGGACAAGGTGCGCTTCGCGCCGGCGGCGGACCGGGGAGGGCCGGGGCTCCACCGGGGGACGCTGGAGGTGACCGGGGCGGGGGACGCGTGGCTGCGGCTGCCGGGCGGGACCCGGGGCTACGTGTGGGTGAACGGTTTCTGCCTGGGCCGGTACTGGTCGGCCGGTCCGCAGGAGTCGCTGTTCGTGCCGGGCCCGGTGCTGCGGGAGGGCGCGAACGAGGTGTGGGTGCTGGAGCTGGAGGGGGCCGGGGTGCCGGGCGTCGAGCTCGGCGTCCTCTGA
- a CDS encoding S1 family peptidase — translation MVRALQKLAAAGAVVLAAVSLQPTTASAAPAPVVGGTRAAQGEFPWMVRLSMGCGGSLITPQVVLTAAHCVNGSGNNTSITATTGVVDLQSSSAIKVKSTKVLQAPGYNGKGKDWALIKLASPITSLPNLKIAETTAYNSGTFTVAGWGAAREGGGQQRYLLKANVPFVSDASCQNSYGSDLVPAEEICAGYSQGGVDTCQGDSGGPMFRKDNAGAWVQVGIVSWGEGCARAGYPGVYTEVSTFAAAIKSAAATL, via the coding sequence ATGGTCCGTGCGCTCCAGAAGCTGGCCGCGGCCGGCGCCGTCGTCCTGGCGGCCGTCAGCCTCCAGCCCACCACCGCCTCCGCCGCCCCCGCCCCCGTCGTCGGAGGCACCCGTGCCGCCCAGGGCGAGTTCCCCTGGATGGTCCGGCTCTCCATGGGGTGTGGCGGTTCGCTGATCACCCCGCAGGTCGTCCTCACCGCCGCCCACTGTGTGAACGGCTCCGGCAACAACACCAGCATCACCGCCACCACCGGAGTCGTGGACCTGCAGAGCAGCAGCGCGATCAAGGTCAAGTCCACCAAGGTCCTCCAGGCCCCCGGATACAACGGCAAGGGCAAGGACTGGGCGCTGATCAAGCTCGCCAGCCCGATCACCTCGCTGCCCAACCTGAAGATCGCCGAGACCACGGCGTACAACAGCGGCACCTTCACGGTGGCCGGCTGGGGCGCCGCCCGTGAGGGCGGCGGGCAGCAGCGCTACCTGCTCAAGGCGAACGTGCCCTTCGTCTCGGACGCCTCCTGCCAGAACTCGTACGGCAGCGACCTCGTCCCCGCCGAGGAGATCTGCGCCGGTTACAGCCAGGGCGGCGTCGACACCTGCCAGGGTGACTCCGGTGGCCCCATGTTCCGCAAGGACAACGCCGGAGCGTGGGTCCAGGTCGGCATCGTGAGCTGGGGCGAGGGCTGCGCCCGCGCCGGCTACCCGGGCGTCTACACGGAGGTCTCGACCTTCGCCGCCGCGATCAAGTCGGCCGCGGCCACGCTGTAG
- a CDS encoding chorismate mutase: MSDSTEAQPADAPAQVDEAVRAELTRLRESIDNIDAAVVHMLAERFKCTQQVGVLKAEHQLPPADAAREARQIARLRELAGSAKLDPAFAEKLLNFIIAEVIRHHETIADGAR, translated from the coding sequence ATGAGTGACTCCACCGAGGCCCAGCCGGCCGACGCCCCCGCCCAGGTCGACGAGGCCGTACGGGCCGAGCTGACCCGACTGCGCGAAAGCATCGACAACATCGACGCGGCGGTCGTGCACATGCTCGCCGAGCGCTTCAAGTGCACCCAGCAGGTCGGCGTCCTCAAGGCCGAGCACCAGCTCCCGCCCGCCGACGCGGCCCGCGAGGCCCGCCAGATCGCCCGGCTGCGGGAACTCGCCGGGAGCGCGAAACTGGACCCGGCCTTCGCGGAGAAACTGCTGAACTTCATCATCGCGGAGGTCATCCGCCACCACGAGACGATTGCGGACGGAGCACGCTGA